A single window of Streptomyces aquilus DNA harbors:
- a CDS encoding alpha/beta hydrolase, giving the protein MLATLITAAVVLPLSAAARPAIPAPPPATLPHLSAATLDKAYAANRANAAEAARMAAAHGDKHRAAADRSLATPTHHLLRFDGRGEGQVTEVFGDLAHADHIAVLVPGSDTSLDTYARFRAEATALHHELTRTDPRTAVIAWLGYQTPDTISTTVTTTGRADQAAPQLREFIRRLKGIADQDEATVSLLCHSYGSVVCARAATDLDATDLVLLGSPGTGADTAAALHTRARVWAARGTDDWVADVPHIKTDLFGTTIGFGTDPMSPSFGANRFAAGDGGHSDYFDPGSVSLTNLARIVLGDTSEVTRA; this is encoded by the coding sequence ATCCTCGCGACCCTCATCACCGCCGCCGTAGTACTGCCTCTCTCCGCCGCGGCCCGCCCGGCGATCCCCGCCCCACCGCCGGCAACTCTGCCCCACCTGAGCGCAGCCACCCTGGACAAGGCCTACGCGGCCAACAGAGCCAACGCCGCCGAAGCCGCCCGCATGGCCGCCGCCCACGGCGACAAGCACCGCGCCGCAGCCGACCGATCCTTGGCCACCCCCACCCACCACCTTCTCCGCTTCGACGGCCGAGGCGAAGGCCAAGTAACCGAGGTCTTCGGCGACTTGGCCCACGCAGACCACATCGCCGTCCTGGTCCCCGGCTCCGACACCTCCCTCGACACCTACGCCCGCTTCCGCGCCGAAGCGACCGCCCTCCACCACGAGCTGACCCGCACCGACCCCCGTACAGCCGTCATCGCCTGGCTCGGCTACCAGACCCCGGACACCATCAGCACGACGGTCACGACCACCGGAAGAGCAGACCAAGCCGCTCCGCAACTCCGGGAGTTCATACGCCGGCTCAAAGGCATCGCCGACCAGGACGAGGCCACCGTCTCCCTCCTCTGCCACTCCTACGGCTCGGTCGTCTGCGCCCGCGCCGCCACCGACCTGGACGCCACCGACCTCGTCCTCCTCGGCAGCCCCGGCACCGGCGCCGACACCGCCGCCGCCCTGCACACCCGCGCCCGCGTCTGGGCAGCGCGCGGCACCGACGACTGGGTGGCGGACGTACCGCACATCAAGACGGACCTCTTCGGCACGACCATCGGCTTCGGCACCGACCCCATGTCCCCGTCCTTCGGCGCGAACCGCTTCGCGGCCGGGGACGGCGGCCACAGCGACTACTTCGACCCCGGCTCGGTCTCTCTGACCAACCTGGCCCGGATCGTCCTGGGCGACACCTCGGAGGTGACCCGTGCGTGA
- a CDS encoding acyltransferase family protein: MRDLPQSPARKGIREGLHAGAVRVDAATPADRDRAVDTLRAFAILGVVLGHWLVTALVADGRSLRTASPLQHMPWLAPISWAFQTLAVFFLVGGHVATRSYATARARGTTYGAWLTARLSRLFRPVAAVLTLWTVTAAGLLLTGAEFGTVHTLVKLALSPLWFLVVFAALTAATPLLTRLSPLWPLAVVLHVDLIRFGLGGPSWLGWVNEAAGWLVPFTLGAAWTRGELERRRAGWILLTGGAAATTALVAWGGYPASMVGVPGAAVSNLNPPTLVAVTFGLAQCGLALLLRDRLHGAMRRPLAWAAVALVNLSAMTIFLWHQTALMATTATGLLVGRLPGLHTVPDGLGWVAARVAWLPVFAAVLAVCWTAFRGYEQGRRRGGRTRVVRSSRPSERGTAREKRHV; this comes from the coding sequence GTGCGTGACCTGCCTCAGAGCCCGGCCCGGAAGGGCATACGCGAGGGCCTGCATGCCGGTGCCGTCCGCGTGGACGCGGCGACGCCCGCCGACCGGGACAGGGCCGTGGACACCCTGCGGGCCTTCGCGATCCTCGGCGTGGTCCTCGGCCACTGGTTGGTGACCGCCCTGGTGGCGGACGGCCGGAGCCTGCGCACGGCGAGCCCGTTGCAGCACATGCCATGGCTGGCCCCGATCTCCTGGGCGTTCCAGACGCTGGCGGTGTTCTTCCTGGTCGGCGGCCATGTGGCGACCAGGAGTTACGCCACCGCCAGAGCGCGCGGGACGACGTACGGCGCCTGGCTGACCGCGCGGCTGTCCCGGCTGTTCAGACCGGTCGCGGCCGTCCTCACCCTGTGGACGGTGACGGCGGCCGGACTGCTCCTGACCGGTGCGGAGTTCGGCACGGTCCACACGCTCGTCAAACTGGCGCTGTCGCCCCTGTGGTTCCTCGTGGTGTTCGCCGCGCTGACGGCGGCGACCCCGTTGCTCACCCGGCTGAGCCCGCTGTGGCCGCTCGCCGTCGTCCTCCACGTCGACCTGATCCGCTTCGGCCTCGGCGGTCCGTCCTGGCTCGGCTGGGTCAACGAGGCCGCGGGCTGGCTGGTGCCGTTCACGCTGGGCGCGGCCTGGACGCGCGGTGAGCTGGAGCGCCGCCGGGCGGGCTGGATCCTGCTGACGGGCGGCGCGGCGGCGACGACGGCACTCGTGGCGTGGGGCGGCTATCCGGCGTCGATGGTCGGCGTCCCCGGTGCCGCGGTGTCCAACCTGAACCCGCCGACGCTGGTCGCCGTCACCTTCGGCCTGGCCCAGTGCGGGCTGGCCCTGCTGCTGCGCGACCGGTTGCACGGGGCGATGCGTCGGCCGCTCGCCTGGGCGGCGGTCGCCCTCGTGAACCTCTCCGCGATGACGATCTTCCTGTGGCATCAGACGGCGCTGATGGCCACCACGGCCACCGGGCTCCTCGTCGGGCGCCTGCCAGGACTGCACACCGTCCCGGACGGCCTCGGCTGGGTCGCGGCGCGGGTGGCCTGGCTGCCGGTGTTCGCCGCCGTCCTCGCCGTCTGCTGGACGGCGTTCCGAGGCTACGAGCAGGGGCGTCGGCGGGGTGGGAGAACTCGGGTGGTGCGGAGCAGCCGCCCGTCCGAACGGGGTACGGCGAGGGAGAAGCGGCATGTCTAG
- a CDS encoding sensor histidine kinase, giving the protein MSRLSRVTETGIQHVVVGRVGRWLRVLRDDLRTTGADPLPPSVWVRWLPHGLLWLAAFGITLGAVAQLGDQGSLQSTGAFVIGLAQGGAVALAMWRPIPAWWLSLAATVVGAVAVHGKLGGPAGGFTWPWTPAGIIAHLLVLLLLTLRVRTRVAMEALALTVLATYVLQGLWGGPDYTPTGVIAVILSGIVVLLGAALRGRREARAQLVEQTSLTAEERARRTVLEERSRIARELHDVVAHHMSVISIQAQVAPHLVENPSDELKENLEGIRENALEALTELRRVLGVLRSEHPDTPDPVGAPGTDTGTAPHTPQPTLDRLDALVENTRAAGLTVRVEVRGTRGQLPQGVELSAYRIVQEALSNVLRHAPGATATVRLVHHRHGVDVRVTNSPPTGRVPPSRGAGHGLLGMRERSAMLGGTLRAGPAPDGGFEVAAYLPTSPPWAEAPAVGSASAPDPSADPEEGTA; this is encoded by the coding sequence ATGTCTAGGCTGAGCCGTGTGACGGAAACGGGGATCCAGCACGTGGTGGTGGGGCGCGTAGGGCGCTGGTTGCGTGTGCTGCGCGACGACCTGCGGACCACCGGCGCGGATCCGCTGCCCCCATCGGTCTGGGTGCGCTGGCTGCCGCACGGGCTGCTGTGGCTGGCCGCGTTCGGCATCACGCTCGGCGCCGTCGCCCAGCTCGGGGACCAGGGCTCGTTGCAGTCCACCGGGGCGTTCGTCATCGGGCTCGCCCAGGGCGGCGCCGTCGCCCTCGCGATGTGGCGCCCGATACCGGCGTGGTGGTTGTCTCTGGCGGCCACCGTGGTGGGTGCCGTGGCCGTGCACGGCAAGCTCGGCGGCCCGGCGGGGGGCTTCACCTGGCCTTGGACGCCGGCCGGGATCATCGCCCATCTGCTGGTGCTCCTGCTGCTGACCCTGCGCGTCCGCACCCGGGTCGCCATGGAGGCGCTGGCGCTGACCGTGCTCGCCACCTATGTCCTGCAAGGCCTGTGGGGTGGTCCGGACTACACGCCCACCGGTGTGATCGCGGTCATCCTCTCCGGGATCGTCGTACTTCTCGGCGCCGCCCTGCGCGGTCGCCGCGAGGCCCGCGCGCAGCTCGTCGAGCAGACGTCGCTCACCGCCGAGGAGCGCGCCCGGCGCACGGTGCTGGAGGAGCGCAGCCGGATCGCCCGCGAGCTGCACGACGTGGTGGCCCATCACATGTCGGTGATCTCCATCCAGGCCCAGGTCGCCCCGCACCTGGTCGAGAACCCGTCCGACGAGCTCAAGGAGAACCTGGAGGGCATCCGGGAGAACGCGCTGGAGGCGCTGACCGAACTCCGGCGGGTGCTGGGCGTGCTGCGCTCCGAGCACCCCGACACCCCGGATCCGGTCGGCGCGCCCGGCACCGACACCGGCACCGCCCCGCACACCCCGCAGCCCACCCTCGACCGGCTCGACGCCCTGGTGGAGAACACCCGGGCGGCCGGGCTGACCGTCCGGGTCGAGGTCCGGGGCACCCGCGGGCAGCTGCCGCAGGGCGTGGAGCTGTCGGCGTACCGGATCGTGCAGGAGGCGCTGAGCAACGTCCTGCGCCACGCCCCCGGTGCCACGGCCACCGTGCGGCTCGTCCACCACAGGCACGGCGTGGACGTGCGGGTCACCAACTCGCCGCCCACCGGCCGGGTCCCGCCCTCCCGCGGCGCCGGCCACGGCCTGCTCGGCATGCGGGAGCGGTCCGCGATGCTCGGCGGCACGCTGCGCGCGGGCCCGGCACCCGACGGCGGCTTCGAGGTCGCCGCGTACCTGCCGACGTCACCCCCGTGGGCCGAGGCCCCGGCCGTCGGTTCCGCCTCCGCCCCCGATCCCTCCGCCGACCCCGAGGAAGGCACCGCATGA
- a CDS encoding response regulator, giving the protein MTSSSPIRVLIADDQQMVRQGFTVLLNTQPDIDVVGQAVDGLDAVKQVAELDPDVVLMDIRMPELGGIEATRRITEATPQIRVLVLTTFDLDEYVYEALRAGASGFLLKDASADQLAEAVRVVAAGDALLAPGITRRLITEFSRLDNRPKPPLKERVGDLTERETEVLTLIAQGLSNAEIAQRLVVAEQTVKTHVGRILVKLGLRDRTPAAVFAYESGLVRPSGY; this is encoded by the coding sequence ATGACGAGCAGCAGCCCCATCCGCGTCCTCATCGCCGACGACCAGCAGATGGTCCGGCAGGGCTTCACCGTGCTGCTCAACACCCAGCCCGACATCGACGTGGTCGGACAGGCGGTCGACGGTCTGGACGCGGTGAAGCAGGTCGCGGAGCTGGACCCGGACGTCGTGCTGATGGACATCCGCATGCCGGAGCTCGGCGGGATCGAGGCCACCCGCCGGATCACCGAGGCGACCCCGCAGATCAGAGTGCTGGTGCTGACGACCTTCGACCTCGACGAGTACGTGTACGAGGCGCTGCGCGCGGGTGCCTCGGGCTTCCTGCTGAAGGACGCCTCCGCCGACCAGCTCGCGGAGGCGGTGCGGGTGGTGGCGGCCGGTGACGCGCTGCTCGCGCCCGGCATCACCCGGCGGCTGATCACCGAGTTCTCCCGCCTCGACAACCGCCCGAAGCCCCCGCTGAAGGAACGCGTGGGCGATCTGACCGAGCGCGAGACGGAGGTGCTGACGCTGATCGCGCAGGGCTTGTCGAACGCGGAGATCGCCCAGCGGCTGGTGGTGGCCGAGCAGACGGTGAAGACGCACGTGGGCCGGATCCTGGTGAAGCTGGGGCTCAGGGACCGGACGCCGGCGGCGGTGTTCGCGTACGAGTCGGGGCTGGTGCGACCGTCGGGGTACTGA
- a CDS encoding sensor histidine kinase, protein MTETTHMQTPPPGDGAGPRSPEYRLAAEALRGLRQDLFHDAFAYRPLSRMRLDGPLARRLPGPLRPYAAWTPHAVISAAAVIAMLMAAVDTSVAGLLVPLTVLPILLTMLRPVGAFWLSMAATPVSQVFGSYMDGYPWLPATFASHLTVLTVVAIRTKARTAAYMWAVTAAYGFVADVILGPDYYYGDDTAPMLFLSALVLLVVAVWHTRREARQEVTAQQTVTAHERSRRTLLEERSTIARELHDVVAHHMSVVAIQAEAAPYRVENPPPELERAFATIRENAVAALTELRRVLGVVRAEDYEAPDAPQPTLADLDGLLANVRDTGLSVQKTVTGAVRELPQGVELSAYRIVQEALSNTLRHAPGATAQVEIGYVLGGLGLRIVNGPPPAGALLKPSPGAGHGITGMRERVSMLNGEMTAGATDEGGYEVAVYLPVPSVSEGDA, encoded by the coding sequence GTGACCGAGACGACCCACATGCAGACACCGCCGCCGGGGGACGGGGCAGGCCCGCGCAGCCCGGAGTACCGGCTGGCAGCGGAAGCCCTGCGCGGGCTGCGGCAGGACCTGTTCCACGACGCCTTCGCCTATCGCCCGCTGTCCCGGATGCGGCTCGACGGCCCGCTGGCCCGCCGGCTGCCGGGCCCCCTGCGCCCGTACGCGGCCTGGACTCCGCACGCCGTGATCTCCGCGGCGGCCGTGATCGCGATGCTCATGGCCGCGGTCGACACCAGCGTGGCCGGGCTGCTCGTGCCGCTCACCGTGCTCCCGATCCTGCTGACCATGCTCCGGCCGGTCGGAGCGTTCTGGCTGTCCATGGCGGCCACGCCGGTCAGCCAGGTCTTCGGCAGCTACATGGACGGCTATCCCTGGCTGCCCGCGACCTTCGCCTCTCATCTCACCGTGCTGACCGTCGTGGCGATACGCACCAAGGCGCGCACGGCCGCGTACATGTGGGCGGTCACCGCGGCTTACGGCTTCGTGGCGGACGTGATCCTCGGCCCGGACTACTACTACGGCGACGACACCGCGCCCATGCTGTTCCTCTCCGCGCTGGTCTTGCTCGTCGTCGCCGTCTGGCACACCCGCCGCGAGGCCCGCCAGGAGGTGACCGCCCAGCAGACGGTCACGGCGCACGAGAGGTCCAGGCGCACCCTGCTGGAGGAGCGCTCCACGATCGCCCGCGAGCTGCACGACGTGGTCGCGCACCACATGTCGGTGGTCGCCATCCAGGCGGAGGCGGCGCCCTACCGGGTGGAGAACCCGCCGCCGGAGCTGGAGCGGGCGTTCGCGACGATCCGGGAGAACGCGGTGGCGGCGCTCACGGAACTCCGCCGTGTGCTGGGCGTGGTCCGTGCCGAGGACTACGAGGCCCCGGACGCCCCGCAGCCCACGCTCGCCGACCTCGACGGGCTGCTGGCCAACGTGCGGGACACGGGGCTGAGCGTGCAGAAGACGGTGACGGGCGCGGTGCGTGAGCTGCCGCAGGGGGTGGAGCTGTCGGCGTACCGCATAGTCCAGGAGGCGCTGAGCAACACGCTGCGGCACGCTCCGGGCGCGACCGCGCAGGTGGAGATCGGTTACGTCCTGGGCGGGCTGGGCCTGCGGATCGTCAACGGTCCGCCACCGGCCGGGGCGCTGCTGAAGCCGTCTCCCGGCGCCGGCCACGGCATCACGGGGATGCGGGAGCGCGTCTCGATGCTGAACGGCGAGATGACGGCGGGCGCGACGGACGAGGGGGGTTACGAGGTGGCGGTGTACCTGCCGGTGCCGAGTGTGAGCGAGGGTGACGCATGA
- a CDS encoding response regulator, translated as MTIRVLIADDQMMVREGFSVLLNAMPDIEVVGEAVNGREAVAKVRELSPDVVLMDIRMPELNGIEATREIVAADGAAKVLVLTTFDLDEYVYQALKAGASGFLLKDASARQLADGVRVVASGEALLAPSVTRRLITEFSRLSDGPRLMVSAHEAYGDLTERETEVLVLIAQGLSNAEIAERLVVAESTIKTHVSRVLVKLGLRDRTQAAVFAYEARLVTPG; from the coding sequence ATGACGATCCGCGTGCTGATCGCGGACGACCAGATGATGGTGCGCGAGGGCTTCTCGGTGCTCCTCAACGCGATGCCGGACATCGAGGTCGTCGGTGAGGCGGTCAACGGCCGTGAGGCGGTGGCGAAGGTCCGTGAGCTGAGCCCGGACGTGGTCCTGATGGACATCCGGATGCCGGAGCTGAACGGCATCGAGGCGACGCGCGAGATCGTGGCGGCGGACGGCGCGGCGAAGGTGCTGGTGCTGACGACGTTCGACCTCGACGAGTACGTCTACCAGGCGCTGAAGGCGGGCGCCTCGGGCTTCCTGCTGAAGGACGCCTCGGCCCGTCAGCTCGCGGACGGTGTACGGGTGGTGGCGTCCGGGGAGGCCCTGTTGGCCCCCTCCGTGACCCGGCGCCTGATCACCGAGTTCTCGCGGCTCTCCGACGGCCCCCGGCTGATGGTCTCCGCCCATGAGGCCTACGGCGACCTCACCGAACGGGAGACGGAGGTGCTGGTCCTGATCGCGCAGGGTTTGTCGAACGCGGAGATCGCCGAACGGCTGGTGGTGGCGGAGTCGACGATCAAGACCCACGTCAGCCGGGTGCTGGTGAAGCTGGGGCTCAGGGACCGGACGCAGGCGGCGGTGTTCGCGTACGAGGCGCGGCTCGTGACGCCGGGATAG
- a CDS encoding dihydrofolate reductase family protein yields MRTLISTAFISLDGVVEAPGGEAGYRNAGWTFQDIEFLPEAFEIKGREQQEASAMLLGRTSYEAFSPVWPGMEEFAEYKVMPKYVVSTTLKDEDLVSNWGDTTILRSLDEVAELKKTEGGPIIIHGSASLTRSLADADLIDRYHLLVFPVLLGAGKRLFSTTDKDKQRLKLVEHEAYANGLQKNVFDVLR; encoded by the coding sequence ATGCGCACCCTCATCAGCACCGCTTTCATCTCGCTCGACGGCGTCGTGGAGGCGCCGGGCGGCGAGGCCGGTTACCGGAACGCCGGGTGGACGTTCCAGGACATCGAGTTCCTCCCCGAGGCGTTCGAGATCAAGGGACGCGAGCAGCAGGAAGCGAGTGCCATGCTGCTGGGCCGGACCAGCTACGAGGCGTTCAGCCCGGTGTGGCCCGGCATGGAGGAGTTCGCCGAGTACAAGGTGATGCCGAAGTACGTGGTGTCGACGACCCTCAAGGACGAGGACCTCGTCTCGAACTGGGGCGACACGACGATCCTGCGCTCCCTCGACGAGGTCGCCGAGCTGAAGAAGACCGAGGGCGGGCCGATCATCATCCACGGCAGCGCTTCCCTGACCCGTTCCCTCGCCGACGCCGACCTGATCGACCGCTACCACCTGCTGGTCTTCCCGGTCCTCCTCGGCGCCGGCAAGCGCCTCTTCTCGACGACGGACAAGGACAAGCAGCGCCTGAAGCTGGTCGAGCACGAGGCGTACGCGAACGGCCTGCAGAAGAACGTCTTCGACGTGCTCCGCTGA